The segment CGGCGAGCGTATCCGGCTCCCGTCCGGGAACTGGAAAAGCCACAAGGAGGACACCGTGGACTGGAACGACCAGAAGTACGGGGAGATATGGCGGCAGGGCTGGGCGGATGTCGCTAACCGCTATCTGGAAGCCATCGGCAGCCCGGAGCGCCTTGACCTTCGCTCCTATGAGCGGCAGGGGCTTGATAAAATCCCCACCGTCCACATGGGGCCAGCGGTCAGCCAGATGGAGAAACGAGGAATACAGACCAATATTGGCAATCTGAACCGGGACATTACCGCCGCCAACCGGCTCATGAAGTCTATCCGTCAGATGGTGCGGCACCTGAAAGGCTGGATCGCAGACCTGAAGGAGAAAAAGGCCGCCCTGCTGGAAACCTTGCAGGAAGCGAAGGAACCCACCCTGCCGGAGCTGCTGGGCAAATATCTGGATTTGCGCCGGGAGGAGCGCACCGGCTGGACGAGCAAAGGCCAGCTCAAAGGCACTGTAAATGACTTCAACAAGGTTATGGACGCCATTCGCTATCTGCGGGAAAAGGAGCTGTCCACCGTGGAGAGCCTTGACTCCTATCTGGATACCGTCAGCGAGCAGGCCATTTCTATCCGGGCAGAGATGAAGCCGAAGGAAAAGCGTATGAAGGAGATCGACACCCTGCTTTCCCATATCGCCAACTTTGAAGCCCACAAGCCGGTTCATGCGGAATATGCTGCCATCCGGTTTAAGAAGCCAAAGGAACAGTTTGCCGCCGCCCATCGGGACGAGCTGGACACCTACAATGCCGCTGTCCGCTATTTCAAGGTGCATTTGGAGGGAACCAAGTACAGCACCAAGAAATTGAACGAGGAACGGACGCAGCTTGCCGGAGAGGTGGCCGAGTACAGGGAACGCCTGTCGGCGGTGCAGGAGGATGTGAAGATTCTCCGGGATGTGCGCCACTGGCTCAATCAGGTGCTTCCGTCCGAGCAGTACCGCCAGACCGCCGAACCGGGCAAGAAACCGTCCATCCAGCAGGCAGTCAAAGGCCGGGCGCAGCGTATCCGGGAGGAACAGGCCGAGAAACGCCAGCAGCCCCGCACAGAGAAAAAACAGGATATGGAACTTTAACAGGCGCTTGCCATTTTCTTTTCGAGAATGACAGGCGCTTTTCTTATTTTCAGGAGGATTTAGTTGAATGTATTTGAAGCTGTCAAGCAGTCTGTTACCACCCGGCAGGCTGCCGAGCATTTCGGAATCCGGGTGGGACGGAACGGGATGTGCGTCTGTCCCTTCCATGCAGACAAAAACCCAAGCATGAAGGTTGACCGGCGCTTTCACTGTTTCGGCTGTCAGGCAGACGGGGATGTGATCGACTTTGTTTCCCGTCTGGAAGCTGTCAGCCCCAAGGAAGCCGCCCTCATGCTGGCACAGGAGTTTTCTATCCCCTATGAGGACAAGGAGCCGCCCCGCCACAGGAAGCCCCGGCAGGAAACCCCGGAACAGCGGTTCCGCCGCATGGAGCGGTACTGCTTCCGGGTGCTGTGCGACTATCGAAACCTGCTGCGCCGCTGGAAACGGGACTATGCCCCCAAGACGCCAGACGAGGATTTCCACCCTTTGTTTGTGGAAGCCCTGCAAAAGCAGGACTATGTGGACTATCTGCTGGATGTGCTGCTCTCCCCGGACATGGAGGAACGGGCAGCCCTTATCATTGACTGTGGAAAGGAAGTGAGCAATCTTGAAAGACGAATGGCAGAGCTTACCGCCGGAGATACGGCAGGCCGCAGAACAGACCATGCAAGAAGCACCGCCGCCCCGGAGCGTTGAGGAAGTCAAAGCCATGCTGGAAAGCACCGAGAAAGGCGGCGTCCGCAACAGTATCCGCAACTGCCTGACCGTCTTTCAGAATGACCCGCTACTTTCCGGGGCAATCGCCAAAAATCTGCTGACGGAGCGCACCGACATCATCAAGCCCATCGGCTACCACCGTACCGGCACCGCCATCACGGACACGGACATGAATTATCTGCTCCTGTATCTGGAAGAAACCTATGGGCTGACCAGCGAAAAGAAGATTGCCGCCGCCATCGGGATCGTTGCCAACGAAAATAGCTATCACCCCATCAGGGACTACCTGAACGGCCTGACCTGGGACGGAACCGAGCGTATCCGTACCTGTCTGCACCACTTTTTAGGAGCCGACAGCGACCAGTACACCTATGAAGCCCTGCGGCTGTTCCTGCTGGGAGCCATCCACCGGGCATTTCATCCCGGCTGCAAGTTTGAGGTCATGCTCTGTCTGGTGGGCGGTCAGGGAGCCGGAAAATCCACCTTTTTCCGGCTGCTGGCTGTGAAAGACGAGTGGTTTTCCGATGACCTTCGCAAGCTGGACGATGACAATGTGTACCGCAAGCTGCAAGGTCACTGGATTATCGAGATGTCGGAGATGATCGCCACCGCAAACGCCAAGAGCATTGAGGAAATCAAGTCTTTTTTGAGCCGACAGAAGGAGGTCTATAAAATCCCATACGAAACCCACCCGGAGGACAGGCTGCGGCAATGCGTGTTCGGCGGCACTTCCAACGCCCTGGACTTCCTGCCCCTTGACCGTTCCGGCAACCGGCGCTTTCTGCCGGTCATGGTGTACCCGGAACAGGCGGAAGTTCATATTCTGGACGATGAAGCCGCTTCCAGAGCCTACATGGAGCAGCTATGGGCGGAAGCCATGACCATTTACCGCAGCGGGGATTTTAAGCTGTCTTTCAGCCCCGAAATGGTGCGCTATCTCAAAGAACACCAGCGGGATTTCATGCCGGAGGACACCAAGGCCGGG is part of the Clostridium sp. M62/1 genome and harbors:
- the mobQ gene encoding MobQ family relaxase; translation: MPCPHHDIKIVQRSNRQSAVAAAAYQSGERLFSEYDQKQKYYSEKRGIVHTEIMLPPHAPPEYADRNTLWNAAETQEKQWNSQLARRIVLAIPREIPPEQHADLIRDYCREFFVSKGMIADFAIHDKGDGNPHAHILLTMRAMDETGKWLPKSRKVYDLDENGERIRLPSGNWKSHKEDTVDWNDQKYGEIWRQGWADVANRYLEAIGSPERLDLRSYERQGLDKIPTVHMGPAVSQMEKRGIQTNIGNLNRDITAANRLMKSIRQMVRHLKGWIADLKEKKAALLETLQEAKEPTLPELLGKYLDLRREERTGWTSKGQLKGTVNDFNKVMDAIRYLREKELSTVESLDSYLDTVSEQAISIRAEMKPKEKRMKEIDTLLSHIANFEAHKPVHAEYAAIRFKKPKEQFAAAHRDELDTYNAAVRYFKVHLEGTKYSTKKLNEERTQLAGEVAEYRERLSAVQEDVKILRDVRHWLNQVLPSEQYRQTAEPGKKPSIQQAVKGRAQRIREEQAEKRQQPRTEKKQDMEL
- a CDS encoding CHC2 zinc finger domain-containing protein; this translates as MNVFEAVKQSVTTRQAAEHFGIRVGRNGMCVCPFHADKNPSMKVDRRFHCFGCQADGDVIDFVSRLEAVSPKEAALMLAQEFSIPYEDKEPPRHRKPRQETPEQRFRRMERYCFRVLCDYRNLLRRWKRDYAPKTPDEDFHPLFVEALQKQDYVDYLLDVLLSPDMEERAALIIDCGKEVSNLERRMAELTAGDTAGRRTDHARSTAAPER
- a CDS encoding virulence-associated E family protein → MQEAPPPRSVEEVKAMLESTEKGGVRNSIRNCLTVFQNDPLLSGAIAKNLLTERTDIIKPIGYHRTGTAITDTDMNYLLLYLEETYGLTSEKKIAAAIGIVANENSYHPIRDYLNGLTWDGTERIRTCLHHFLGADSDQYTYEALRLFLLGAIHRAFHPGCKFEVMLCLVGGQGAGKSTFFRLLAVKDEWFSDDLRKLDDDNVYRKLQGHWIIEMSEMIATANAKSIEEIKSFLSRQKEVYKIPYETHPEDRLRQCVFGGTSNALDFLPLDRSGNRRFLPVMVYPEQAEVHILDDEAASRAYMEQLWAEAMTIYRSGDFKLSFSPEMVRYLKEHQRDFMPEDTKAGMIQAYLDRYTGSMVCSKQLFREALNHSFDEPKQWEIREVNDIMNHCVTGWHYFSNPRMFPEYGRQKGWEREAPATDTSNGAEKIPEGFVEVTEQMELPF